In one Haloplanus salinus genomic region, the following are encoded:
- a CDS encoding outer membrane protein assembly factor BamB family protein, which yields MPTPSRRTVLGAIGLAATGGVAGCLDAPRSTPGRIDDDGLPASAVATASFRGGLPRRGVAPDATVPDEPRIAWTIRDVNTGDHTAAKASPVATPDGDVVVPGDTGEVRRVTPGGDVVWTAVVEESTRGIHGTPTVANGTVYVGAYDGALYALDLDTGERFWRRTLGDAIGSSPGYHDGVVYIAVEYYEPSGAMFGVDAVTGEVVWEDRRPTDHPHSTCAIDRDAGRLVVGSNDGRLYAWTYPDLRFAWSFETGDAIKGPIAAADGSAFFGSWDGRVYRVALDDGTEEWAVETGEMVMSGPAVEAATGTVYVGGHDSRLRALDAASGDATWTFDAGGWLIGCPTVAGDAVLVGSYDRHCYALEKRTGEERWAVAGVGDVTSAPTVLDGAVYFTDRASAAHLDGDDGPTGGLYKVVEGG from the coding sequence ATGCCGACGCCCTCCCGCCGCACCGTCCTCGGCGCCATCGGTCTCGCCGCGACCGGCGGCGTCGCCGGCTGTCTCGACGCTCCCCGATCGACCCCCGGCCGCATCGACGACGACGGCCTCCCGGCGTCGGCCGTCGCCACGGCGTCGTTCCGGGGTGGTCTCCCCCGCCGCGGCGTCGCCCCCGACGCGACGGTGCCCGACGAGCCACGGATCGCGTGGACCATCCGCGACGTGAACACGGGTGACCACACGGCGGCGAAGGCGAGTCCCGTGGCGACGCCCGACGGCGACGTCGTGGTCCCCGGCGACACCGGCGAGGTGCGACGGGTGACGCCGGGCGGCGACGTCGTCTGGACCGCCGTCGTCGAGGAGTCGACGCGGGGCATCCACGGCACGCCGACCGTCGCCAACGGGACGGTCTACGTCGGCGCCTACGACGGCGCGCTCTACGCGCTCGACCTCGATACGGGCGAGCGGTTCTGGCGGCGGACGCTCGGCGACGCCATCGGGTCCAGCCCGGGCTATCACGACGGTGTCGTCTACATCGCGGTGGAGTACTACGAGCCCAGCGGCGCGATGTTCGGCGTCGACGCCGTCACCGGCGAGGTGGTCTGGGAGGACCGCCGGCCGACGGACCATCCACACTCGACCTGTGCGATCGACCGCGACGCCGGTCGACTCGTGGTCGGCTCGAACGACGGCCGCCTGTACGCGTGGACGTATCCCGACCTGAGGTTCGCGTGGTCCTTCGAGACCGGCGACGCGATCAAGGGACCCATCGCAGCCGCCGACGGGAGCGCCTTTTTCGGCTCGTGGGACGGACGCGTCTACCGGGTCGCACTCGACGACGGGACCGAGGAGTGGGCCGTGGAGACGGGGGAGATGGTGATGTCCGGGCCGGCGGTCGAGGCGGCGACCGGCACCGTCTACGTCGGGGGCCACGACTCGCGGCTTCGCGCGCTCGACGCCGCATCGGGGGACGCGACGTGGACGTTCGACGCCGGCGGGTGGCTCATCGGTTGTCCGACCGTCGCCGGCGACGCCGTCCTCGTCGGCTCCTACGACCGGCACTGTTACGCGCTGGAGAAACGGACCGGCGAGGAGCGCTGGGCGGTCGCGGGCGTCGGCGACGTGACCAGCGCGCCGACGGTCCTCGACGGCGCCGTCTACTTCACCGACCGGGCGTCCGCGGCGCACCTCGACGGCGACGACGGACCGACCGGCGGGCTGTACAAGGTCGTCGAAGGCGGGTGA
- a CDS encoding succinic semialdehyde dehydrogenase: protein MSTESDDRPAAVRDRVDGLADAVTLAADAEAFVPVEEPFTGETVGEVPACTARDVDVAVERARVAQERWAGRSIEERADVIRDYHDRVLDERAALLDLVQLETGKARRHAHEELLDVAANCRHYANRAVEYLAPERRAGALPLVTRTETRRHPVGVVGLISPWNYPLNLAVSDAIPALLAGNAVVFKPDEHTPYAVLRAVELLTEAGLPADLCQVVTGHGDAVGSALIDRVDYVGFTGSTATGRRVAARAGRNLVDCSLELGGKNPALVLPGADIDAAAEGLVHGCLANAGQLCLSIERIYVHEAVYEPFLDAFVDAVSAVDLGAGYGWDVELGSLISAAHLEAVESHVADARDRGATVHTGGSPRPDVAPYAFEPTVLTGVTDDMAVGCEETFGPVVSVHAVDSVDEAVARANDSDYGLNASVWAGSEERGIDVAERIECGTVNVDDPYAAAYGSLDAPMGGMKDSGIGRRHGAEGIHKYTEAQTVAAQRVPLTPPDRVPYRLYAGVLTRTMRLLKRLDGWR from the coding sequence ATATCCACAGAGTCGGACGACCGACCGGCTGCGGTCCGTGATCGCGTCGACGGACTGGCCGACGCCGTGACGCTCGCGGCCGACGCCGAGGCGTTCGTCCCCGTCGAGGAGCCGTTCACCGGCGAGACCGTCGGCGAGGTTCCGGCGTGTACGGCGCGGGACGTGGACGTGGCCGTCGAGCGCGCTCGCGTGGCACAGGAACGCTGGGCCGGACGGTCGATCGAGGAGCGGGCCGACGTGATCCGCGACTACCACGACCGGGTGCTGGACGAGCGGGCGGCGTTGCTCGACCTCGTCCAACTCGAAACCGGGAAGGCCCGCCGTCACGCCCACGAGGAACTGCTCGACGTGGCCGCCAACTGCCGACACTACGCCAACCGGGCCGTGGAGTACCTCGCCCCCGAACGCCGTGCAGGGGCGCTTCCGCTCGTCACGCGGACGGAGACGCGCCGACACCCCGTCGGCGTCGTCGGTCTCATCTCGCCGTGGAACTACCCGTTGAACCTCGCGGTGTCGGACGCCATCCCGGCGCTGCTCGCCGGCAACGCCGTCGTGTTCAAACCGGACGAACACACCCCCTACGCCGTCCTGCGGGCGGTCGAACTGCTGACCGAGGCCGGTCTCCCGGCCGACCTCTGTCAGGTGGTCACCGGCCACGGGGACGCCGTCGGGTCGGCGCTGATCGACCGCGTCGACTACGTCGGGTTCACGGGGTCGACGGCGACGGGTCGGCGCGTGGCCGCCCGGGCCGGCCGGAACCTCGTCGACTGCTCGCTGGAGTTGGGCGGCAAGAACCCCGCCCTCGTCCTGCCCGGTGCCGACATCGACGCGGCCGCCGAGGGACTGGTCCACGGCTGTCTCGCCAACGCCGGTCAGCTGTGTCTCTCCATCGAGCGCATCTACGTTCACGAGGCGGTGTACGAGCCGTTCCTCGACGCGTTCGTCGACGCCGTGTCGGCGGTCGACCTCGGCGCCGGCTACGGGTGGGACGTGGAACTCGGCTCGTTGATCTCCGCGGCGCATCTCGAGGCGGTCGAGAGTCACGTCGCCGACGCCCGCGACCGCGGTGCGACGGTCCACACCGGCGGCTCGCCCCGCCCCGACGTGGCGCCCTACGCCTTCGAGCCGACGGTGCTGACCGGCGTGACCGACGACATGGCCGTCGGCTGCGAGGAGACGTTCGGTCCCGTCGTGAGCGTCCACGCCGTCGACTCGGTCGACGAGGCAGTGGCGCGGGCCAACGACTCCGACTACGGCCTGAACGCGAGCGTCTGGGCCGGGAGCGAGGAGCGCGGGATCGACGTGGCCGAACGGATCGAGTGTGGAACGGTCAACGTCGACGACCCTTACGCCGCCGCGTACGGCTCCCTCGACGCCCCGATGGGCGGCATGAAGGATTCGGGGATCGGCCGCCGCCACGGTGCCGAGGGGATACACAAATACACCGAGGCCCAGACGGTCGCCGCACAGCGCGTCCCGCTGACGCCGCCCGACCGGGTGCCCTACCGGCTCTACGCCGGCGTTCTCACCCGGACGATGCGGCTGTTGAAGCGACTCGACGGGTGGCGGTGA
- a CDS encoding DUF2270 domain-containing protein has product MTSSGDRADDASKAGGAGDDPPDARVGTGLLDVEMGPSSALAHLYRGELHRMKLWRERLDRTTNWAVLLMAAILTWAFSTESNPHYVILIGNAAVGLFLSIEAHRYRAYDIWRSRIRSLQQNVWAPGLDPDRPLEDRQWRRKLASDYARPTLKITMEEAIAHRLRRVYLPLFVILNGAWLLRVTAFAGEAWPASARVGIVSGAVVTGLVGLLMLGAIFVGLRPRVWHASDELREKQLRRNN; this is encoded by the coding sequence ATGACTTCGAGCGGTGACCGTGCCGACGACGCCTCGAAAGCCGGGGGGGCCGGCGACGACCCTCCGGACGCGCGCGTCGGTACGGGGCTTCTCGACGTCGAGATGGGCCCGAGTTCGGCGCTCGCGCATCTCTACCGCGGCGAACTCCACCGCATGAAACTGTGGCGCGAGCGCCTCGATCGGACCACCAACTGGGCGGTCCTGCTGATGGCAGCGATCCTGACGTGGGCGTTCTCGACCGAGTCGAACCCACACTACGTCATTCTCATCGGTAACGCCGCGGTCGGGTTGTTTCTCAGCATCGAGGCGCACCGGTATCGCGCGTACGACATCTGGCGGAGTCGGATCCGCTCGCTCCAGCAAAACGTCTGGGCGCCCGGTCTCGATCCGGACCGGCCCCTTGAGGATCGGCAGTGGCGCCGGAAACTGGCCTCTGACTATGCGCGCCCGACGCTCAAAATCACGATGGAGGAGGCCATTGCCCATCGACTCCGCCGGGTGTACCTCCCGCTTTTCGTCATTCTGAACGGGGCGTGGCTGTTGCGCGTTACGGCGTTTGCAGGCGAGGCGTGGCCCGCGAGTGCGCGGGTCGGCATCGTCTCGGGAGCGGTCGTCACGGGCCTCGTTGGACTCCTCATGCTCGGTGCGATTTTCGTCGGTCTCCGTCCCCGGGTGTGGCACGCGAGCGACGAACTGCGCGAGAAACAACTCCGGCGAAATAACTGA
- the katG gene encoding catalase/peroxidase HPI yields MTDDTPSHDAENVDDHALASDGGATADSGATAGSGATADSDATATKRGPKSNEDWWPNRLNVDLLDRNARSLGPYGDDFDYGAEFEKLDLEEVKADIEELITTPQEWWPADYDHYGPFMIRMAWHSAGTYRAADGRGGAAGGRQRFAPINSWPDNANLDKARRLLEPVKQKYGRKLSWGDLIILAGNVAVESMGFRTFGFAGGRVDDFDGDDAVNWGPEDEWEANERFDEPGEIQEGLGASVMGLIYVNPEGPNGNPDPMASAKNIRQTFSRMAMDDKQTAALIAGGHTFGKVHGAEDPEVAHGPEPEAAPIENMGLGWQTDDDVKRGGMTTSGIEGPWTSAPTEWDMGYVNNLLDYEWEPEKGPGGAWQWKPKDEEAVEAAPDAQNPDEETMPMMLTTDIALKRDPEYREIMETFQENPMEFGISFAKAWYKLTHRDMGPPERFLGPEVPEETMVWQDPVPDADYDLVDDEAVTELKETILESELSTAQLVKTAWASASTYRDSDKRGGANGARIRLAPQRSWDVNEPRQLETVLDSLEEIQRAFNDSRSDGTRISLADLIVLGGNAAVERAAAEAGYDVEVPFEPGRTDASPEQTDADSFEALKPEADGFRNYLRDDIDRPAEELLVDKSELLNLTASEMTALVGGLRALGATYRDSDLGVLTDRPGTLTNDFFTNLLSMETEWQSTSEDDTVFEGVDRDTGDVRWEATRFDLIFGSNARLRAIADVYGSESEEETFVEDFVDAWHKVMTNDRFDLD; encoded by the coding sequence ATGACGGACGACACACCCTCTCACGATGCGGAAAACGTGGACGACCACGCGCTCGCTTCCGACGGTGGCGCGACGGCCGATAGTGGTGCGACGGCCGGCAGTGGCGCGACGGCCGATAGCGACGCGACGGCCACCAAGCGCGGTCCGAAGTCCAACGAGGACTGGTGGCCGAACCGACTGAACGTCGACCTCTTGGACCGGAACGCCCGCAGCCTCGGACCGTACGGCGACGACTTCGACTACGGCGCGGAGTTCGAAAAACTCGACCTCGAGGAGGTAAAAGCCGACATCGAAGAGCTAATCACGACTCCCCAAGAGTGGTGGCCGGCCGACTACGACCACTACGGACCGTTCATGATCCGGATGGCGTGGCACAGCGCCGGTACGTACCGCGCCGCTGACGGTCGCGGCGGCGCGGCCGGCGGTCGACAGCGCTTCGCGCCGATCAACAGTTGGCCCGACAACGCGAACCTGGATAAGGCGCGCCGACTGCTCGAACCGGTCAAACAGAAGTACGGCCGCAAGCTCTCCTGGGGCGACCTGATCATCCTCGCGGGGAACGTCGCCGTCGAGTCGATGGGCTTTCGAACCTTCGGCTTCGCCGGCGGCCGCGTGGACGACTTCGACGGCGACGACGCCGTCAACTGGGGTCCCGAAGACGAGTGGGAGGCCAACGAGCGGTTCGACGAACCCGGCGAGATTCAGGAGGGACTCGGCGCGTCCGTGATGGGCCTCATTTACGTGAACCCGGAGGGGCCGAACGGCAACCCGGACCCGATGGCCTCCGCGAAGAACATCCGCCAGACGTTCTCCCGGATGGCGATGGACGACAAGCAGACGGCGGCCCTCATCGCCGGCGGACACACGTTCGGAAAGGTCCACGGCGCCGAGGACCCGGAGGTGGCACACGGTCCCGAACCGGAGGCGGCCCCGATAGAGAACATGGGCCTGGGCTGGCAGACCGACGACGACGTCAAACGCGGTGGCATGACCACCAGCGGCATCGAGGGTCCCTGGACGTCCGCGCCGACCGAATGGGACATGGGGTACGTCAACAACCTGCTCGATTACGAGTGGGAACCGGAGAAGGGGCCGGGCGGCGCCTGGCAGTGGAAACCGAAGGACGAGGAAGCGGTCGAGGCAGCGCCCGACGCACAGAACCCCGACGAGGAGACCATGCCCATGATGCTCACGACGGACATCGCGCTGAAGCGCGACCCCGAGTACCGCGAGATCATGGAGACGTTCCAGGAGAACCCGATGGAGTTCGGGATCAGCTTCGCGAAGGCCTGGTACAAACTGACCCACCGCGACATGGGGCCGCCCGAGCGGTTCCTCGGTCCCGAGGTCCCCGAGGAGACGATGGTCTGGCAGGATCCCGTCCCCGACGCCGACTACGACCTCGTCGACGACGAGGCGGTCACCGAACTCAAGGAGACGATCCTCGAGTCGGAGCTGTCCACCGCCCAGCTGGTCAAAACCGCCTGGGCGTCCGCGTCGACGTACCGCGATAGCGACAAGCGCGGCGGCGCGAACGGCGCTCGGATTCGGCTTGCACCCCAGCGGAGCTGGGACGTGAACGAGCCCCGGCAGCTGGAGACGGTGCTCGACAGCTTGGAGGAGATCCAGCGTGCGTTCAACGACTCCCGGTCGGATGGCACGCGGATCTCGCTCGCCGACTTGATCGTTCTCGGCGGCAACGCGGCCGTCGAGCGGGCAGCGGCCGAGGCCGGCTACGACGTCGAGGTCCCGTTCGAGCCGGGACGCACGGACGCCTCACCGGAGCAGACCGACGCCGACTCGTTCGAGGCGCTCAAGCCCGAGGCCGACGGGTTCCGCAACTATCTCCGCGACGACATCGACCGGCCGGCCGAGGAACTACTGGTGGATAAGTCGGAACTGCTGAACCTGACGGCCTCCGAGATGACGGCGCTGGTCGGCGGCCTGCGCGCGCTGGGTGCGACCTACCGAGACTCCGACCTCGGCGTCCTCACCGACCGCCCCGGGACGCTGACTAACGACTTCTTTACGAACCTGCTCAGTATGGAGACGGAGTGGCAGTCGACTTCCGAGGACGACACCGTGTTCGAGGGCGTCGACCGTGACACCGGCGACGTCCGGTGGGAGGCGACGCGTTTCGACCTCATCTTCGGATCCAACGCCCGGCTTCGCGCCATCGCGGACGTCTACGGCTCCGAGTCGGAGGAGGAGACGTTCGTCGAGGACTTCGTCGACGCGTGGCACAAGGTGATGACCAACGACCGGTTCGACCTGGACTGA
- a CDS encoding DR2241 family protein has translation MAGRSDPTPVDALREAAPDGVDFDGLRVARDDDGFRLAVPDASYDGLSAAEFTDVAREHRAYVENWLFWHAHAPQGDPEWAFLRWVEYADDLTVPERVERLDDGLTREWGQVAVTVRGGDGRRRYDLRHADEADAAPDDLSTYADPHEARRLRTFDDDGDYRPLSTAPTLRHGWAFEALDPGDAVRAVEGFYPATIANWHRERGGTLDVTHWHDAVTRQTGIYGVVRTWDRGEGHDHVNWVAEACCADSQCLKRREWGYDAETPLDADGGEGVFPCREPCSLVVAAARKWTRLESEQSRTYSFDLTPSEKEQLETVVDAVADGRVDGVRDGDTSDGANRFRARFLRAKLFDDDGNLCGVPTDRDA, from the coding sequence ATGGCGGGCCGTTCCGATCCGACGCCGGTCGACGCCCTGCGCGAGGCGGCGCCGGACGGCGTCGACTTCGACGGCCTGCGGGTCGCCCGCGACGACGACGGCTTCCGCCTCGCCGTCCCCGACGCGAGCTACGACGGCCTCTCGGCGGCCGAGTTCACCGACGTCGCGCGGGAACATCGCGCGTACGTCGAGAACTGGCTGTTCTGGCACGCCCACGCCCCTCAGGGCGACCCCGAGTGGGCGTTCCTCCGCTGGGTCGAGTACGCCGACGACCTGACCGTCCCAGAACGGGTCGAACGACTCGACGACGGCCTGACCCGCGAGTGGGGACAGGTCGCCGTCACCGTCCGCGGGGGCGACGGCCGGCGTCGGTACGACCTGCGACACGCCGACGAGGCCGACGCCGCCCCAGACGACCTGTCGACCTACGCCGATCCGCACGAGGCCCGTCGGTTGCGAACGTTCGACGACGACGGCGACTACCGGCCGTTGTCGACGGCGCCGACGCTCCGCCACGGCTGGGCGTTCGAGGCCCTCGACCCCGGCGACGCGGTCCGGGCCGTCGAGGGGTTCTACCCGGCGACGATAGCGAACTGGCACCGCGAACGCGGCGGGACCCTCGACGTGACCCACTGGCACGACGCCGTCACCCGGCAGACGGGCATCTACGGCGTCGTCCGGACGTGGGACCGCGGGGAGGGCCACGACCACGTGAACTGGGTCGCCGAGGCCTGCTGTGCGGACTCGCAGTGTTTGAAGCGCCGCGAGTGGGGCTACGACGCGGAGACACCCCTCGACGCTGACGGTGGGGAGGGAGTCTTCCCCTGCCGCGAGCCGTGTTCGCTCGTCGTCGCCGCGGCACGTAAATGGACGCGTCTCGAATCCGAGCAGTCCCGCACGTACAGCTTCGACCTGACGCCGAGCGAGAAGGAGCAACTGGAGACCGTGGTTGACGCCGTCGCCGATGGCCGGGTCGATGGGGTTCGCGACGGCGATACGAGCGACGGCGCCAATCGGTTTCGGGCGCGGTTCCTCCGGGCGAAACTGTTCGACGACGACGGCAACCTGTGTGGAGTGCCGACGGATCGGGACGCGTGA
- a CDS encoding CbiX/SirB N-terminal domain-containing protein: MSEALLIVAHGSHLNPESSAPAQDHADAIRAAGAVDEVREAYWKEEPSLRNALRTVTADAVYVVPLFISEGYFTETVIPRELRLDFDVDDWDSDGTSADVATCTPADVAKTVHYCGPVGTHDAMTDVIVRRAETVTGDPEVGAGVGLAVVGHGTKRNENSAKAVEYHADRVRDRGRFDEVHALFMDEEPEIDDVTDHFASDDVVVVPLFVADGYHTQEDIPADMGIADDAGGYAVPTRLDGHDIWYAGAIGTEALMADVILDRAADAGAAIDREARPGRTPTAAADGD, from the coding sequence ATGAGTGAGGCACTGCTGATCGTCGCGCACGGGTCGCACTTGAATCCCGAATCGAGCGCGCCGGCACAGGACCACGCCGACGCCATCCGGGCCGCGGGCGCAGTCGACGAGGTGCGCGAGGCCTACTGGAAGGAGGAACCGTCGCTGCGCAACGCGCTCCGGACCGTGACTGCCGACGCGGTGTACGTCGTCCCCCTGTTCATCAGCGAGGGCTACTTCACCGAGACGGTGATCCCTCGGGAACTCCGTCTCGACTTCGACGTCGACGACTGGGACTCCGACGGCACGAGCGCCGACGTCGCGACCTGTACGCCCGCGGACGTGGCCAAGACGGTCCACTACTGCGGGCCGGTCGGGACCCACGACGCGATGACCGACGTGATCGTTCGCCGCGCCGAGACGGTGACCGGCGACCCCGAGGTGGGCGCGGGCGTCGGCCTCGCCGTCGTCGGCCACGGCACGAAGCGCAACGAGAACTCCGCGAAGGCGGTGGAGTACCACGCCGACCGGGTGCGCGACCGGGGCCGATTCGACGAGGTACACGCGCTGTTCATGGACGAGGAGCCCGAAATCGACGACGTGACCGATCACTTCGCGAGCGACGACGTGGTCGTCGTCCCCCTCTTCGTCGCGGACGGCTACCACACCCAAGAGGACATCCCGGCCGATATGGGCATCGCCGACGACGCCGGGGGGTACGCGGTCCCGACGCGCCTCGACGGCCACGACATCTGGTACGCCGGCGCCATCGGCACGGAGGCGCTCATGGCCGACGTGATCCTCGACCGCGCGGCGGACGCGGGGGCGGCTATCGACCGTGAGGCCCGACCCGGCCGCACGCCGACGGCGGCCGCGGACGGTGACTGA